The sequence below is a genomic window from Anopheles cruzii chromosome 3, idAnoCruzAS_RS32_06, whole genome shotgun sequence.
AGCGTTGCTGGAAAGCAAACCGCTACAATCGGCACTACTATTTGCGGTGCTGCTTAACCTGAAGCACATTTTCATCTACATCGCCCCAGTTTTTGCGGTTTATTTGCTTCGATTTTATTGCCTACGCGGCTCAAGTGGCGGACAAGCACTAATGAAATTAATCAAACTCGGCTCCATCACGCTGGCCGTCTGTTTGCTGTCGTTTGGCCCATTCCACAGCCACCTTCCGCAGGTATGTGTAATTTTGTGCCCTTTAATGGTTGTGTCCCGATACTAATTTGTATTTATGGCTCAATACGGTCGTTACGTTCTTCCTGTTTAAGGTGCTGTCGCGGTTGTTCCCCTTCAAGCGTGGCCTCACGCATGCCTACTGGGCACCGAACTTGTGGGCTCTCTACAACGCTGCCGATAAGGTGCTCGCCCTGGCATTGGGCCGCCGAGGGCTGCCCGTTGGAACTAGCAGTGGCTTGGTGCAAACATTTGAACATTCCGTCCTGCCGTCTGTCACGCCGGCGGTAACATTCGTTCTCACTGCCGTCGCCATGCTTCCGGTGACCATCAAACTGTGGTCGGTCGCTGGGAGAGAATCGACGGCGTACCTTGGCCACTGCTTTATCCGGGCCATCGTTTTGTCTGGCTGTACCTCGTTTCTCTTCGGTTGGCACGTCCACGAGAAAGCAATCCTTATGGTGCTCATTCCTTTGACGCTGCTGTCGATCGTCAACGCGAACGACGCACGTTGGACCGTTTTCTTGGGCATCGTGGCTCATTACTCACTGTTTCCGCTTCTCTTTAAACCGGAACTAACGATTGTTAAGATCAGTCTACATGTAGCTTACACCGCGGTCAGTGTAGCggttttgaaacatttgcaTAATGGAAACTTTTTCCGCCTTCCGGAATTTCTCTATCTCGCCGGTTTTCCCATACTCTGTGTGTACGAAAACTTAGTTCACGATGCTATTGGTCTTCGGGAACGGTTACCGTTCGTGCCACTGCTGCTGACAAGTGTTTACTGTGCCGTCGGAGTGTTGTATTTCTGGATTTCCTATCAAATATCATTCTTGACTGCGAAAATTACCGATCCCAGTACGGataggaagaagaaaaagtaacaAGGAAGAATTGCGAAACGTTATGATAtttataaaatgtaaattattgtaataaatgttgcgttttgaaaaaaatatacGAATTTAGCCAGATTTATCTCGATACAAAAATGTGATGATTCTCTTGCCTTTTTCTGACATACTTTTAACATAAACCAGTGCCAGTTCCGTGCGGTTTCTCAATAGCTTCACCCCGACCAAACGCCCAAAAACCTGTTGCTCATGGCGGTTGGGTAGTGCGGTTACCTTTATTTCACAAATATTTCGAACGAAACACTAGAAACTCTACAACCTATGCTGTGTACGATGATCAAGAATACCGAGAAATCCTCCTCGTTCTACCCCTTTCAGGCATGTGTGGGCTTGCTTAGCGTCTGCTGGTCGTGGTCAGTACTTTTGAAGATAGTCCTTTACGAACCGCACCCGGGCGATGGTGCGGCGCATCACCACCAATCATGAAACAACCGCGGTTCCAAATCGGAGCTCATTTTCTGCGCCGATAGTGATTCAGCCGTTTGTTCGATGGACAGTACTCGGCGTACTCTTCCCATGTGCATCCGGTGCGATTGCAGCATTCGGCCGTTATGGAACCACCGGAACGGCGTTTACCCGTGCGTCGAGTACGCAGAAAGGCATGAGCTTCCTCGGGACGGATTGCCCACGGAAAGGCGACGTCGGTTCTGCCAACGATCTCTGGCCCATCCGGACCAAGTAAAGGGTCGCTTCGTTTTTCCTGTTCCATACTGGCGTCTCGATTACCACGCCTCGAAATCCGATAGATATCCTTCTCGCAGGCCCAGTACAGGTGTCTGATCAGTTTCTCGCGGCATCGCGAGTGACTCTCCTGGTGCCAAACCTTTTCCCAGTCGGCACGTGTTCGTTCGCTAAAGGTCACTTCCAGTGCATCGTCCAGACCACTCCCGGAGGCACTGACAATGTCGGCAAACTCCAGCAGAACACACAGTGCCAACGGTAGCCACATCCCGGACCCTTACGTCCCGGGAcgggaacacacacaaacacacaaggTCTATAGGCACGGGCAGTTTCCGAGCAGAACGATCACTATTGCACCGTTCCGGGTACGACAGTCCCGGCAAACTTCATcccgcaaaaaaaggacactcggCGTGCTCTGCAGTCTACCGATGAATGAGACCTAGCGTGTTGCAGGTGGACACTATTTATACTGACCAATTGGTCCTGGGGGCCGCAAGCGAGTCACAACCCGAAATCATCGTTTCATGGAATCGAGTGATGACCACAGACACCTCTCCTGTACTCCAACACCCATAAGCCCTGGTGGACTGGTTCTATTGACTAATGTAATGATCGCTCGGGAAGCTGTAGGTGCGCACCAACCTGCTGGCAACCACCGATACGGGGCGAAAGAGCAAACAATCATAACGGCAACACCCACCCGATCCGTTCACAAGGTGGACACGACGGTGTGGAGCCAGGACGATGCGCAACACGCGCGAATAACACCACACATAAATTAGACATTAGAGCTGGAACGGGGACGCAACAAAGCACCCGACAGTGGTCGCCACGAAAGGATGCATTCTTTTCCGCATAAACTCCATGTATACAAACCAACGGTTTTATCTGAACAATTGCTTAAACTTTCAAAACTGAAATAATCGGAACCGTGAACGGAAAAGATAGAAATACAAGTAAACAGTACTGAAGTACTTGTTATAGAACTTACCTCCGTTTCTTTCTTACTAGTTTAACTCTttgaaattatgtttacaGTTGTATATTATTATCACTTAAGTATCTTTCGAAAATAACTTCGATGCTTAGTTGGAAAAATATagaaaaatgaacaatttgCGACAAGATAAAAAATGGTGACAAACGAGTAAAATCCTGCGCCGATAGATTGCTACGAGCATCCTAGTCGAGTATCGGAACACTGTGCGAGTTCTGATGATGCGCCAAAGTTGTTACAGCTTGTGCATCTACGGGCCGATATGCCCTACGCGGAGTGACCAAATACATAGCTTCCTGAACCCGGACATCTTCATCTGAAGCAATCGAACGACCAGGGGGGGTCAACCAGAGCAAGGACATTTGATTAAAGCAATCGTTATTGGTGacagtttttgtgtgccgttcGATATTCAGCCCCTAAACCGCTTTCTACGGCCGATAATTCGCAAAGTGGGCAATAAGTTGGTTCAGTTCCTGCGCATTCGCCGTACGCCAGCTGATGGTTGACGTCATAATGGTGTTGGCGTGTTGAAGAAAGCCACCCGGCAGCAGAGACTCGTTTCGGGCGATCAACTTCCGTACCAGCGCAATCTGCTCGCGGTTATTGACCTCGGTTACGATGTGGTTGAGTAATCGCTGCAACTCTGCAATCGCCATCGGATcctgggcgcctccatcgtggGATGTGGTATTCGACAAAAACTGCAGAACCATTCCGAGGAATC
It includes:
- the LOC128270241 gene encoding probable dolichyl pyrophosphate Glc1Man9GlcNAc2 alpha-1,3-glucosyltransferase yields the protein MFWHVFLLTSGIKLLFIPAYRSTDFEVHRNWLAITHSLPLSRWYYEKTSEWTLDYPPLFAYFEWALSQVAKSFDPRMLEVKNLNYASEQTVLFQRCSVIVADVIYALGARRCLRALAGDDGNPSRSRQLIGSALLLANAGLLMVDHIHFQYNGFLFGVLLLSIGALLESKPLQSALLFAVLLNLKHIFIYIAPVFAVYLLRFYCLRGSSGGQALMKLIKLGSITLAVCLLSFGPFHSHLPQVLSRLFPFKRGLTHAYWAPNLWALYNAADKVLALALGRRGLPVGTSSGLVQTFEHSVLPSVTPAVTFVLTAVAMLPVTIKLWSVAGRESTAYLGHCFIRAIVLSGCTSFLFGWHVHEKAILMVLIPLTLLSIVNANDARWTVFLGIVAHYSLFPLLFKPELTIVKISLHVAYTAVSVAVLKHLHNGNFFRLPEFLYLAGFPILCVYENLVHDAIGLRERLPFVPLLLTSVYCAVGVLYFWISYQISFLTAKITDPSTDRKKKK
- the LOC128273108 gene encoding probable insulin-like peptide 7 gives rise to the protein MWLPLALCVLLEFADIVSASGSGLDDALEVTFSERTRADWEKVWHQESHSRCREKLIRHLYWACEKDIYRISRRGNRDASMEQEKRSDPLLGPDGPEIVGRTDVAFPWAIRPEEAHAFLRTRRTGKRRSGGSITAECCNRTGCTWEEYAEYCPSNKRLNHYRRRK